The following coding sequences are from one Triticum aestivum cultivar Chinese Spring chromosome 5A, IWGSC CS RefSeq v2.1, whole genome shotgun sequence window:
- the LOC123105747 gene encoding uncharacterized protein: protein MDEEGMEFLLDAVDRFPVREEFADNIEQPDPVPLLYLLQNGGDGEQGAIAANSGFGVAQLAGGDVSPDEQGDARRRRASSPTRSAQSTGRVNPEAPGWTKRLRLGSAPPDRVPCPSRMIALELTICKYAEQPDKSVMRPELGLSFDSLDEAYDFYNLYS, encoded by the exons ATGGACGAGGAGGGCATGGAGTTTCTGCTTGATGCGGTTGACAG GTTTCCCGTGCGGGAGGAGTTTGCTGATAACATTGAACAGCCAGATCCGGTTCCTCTTCTGTATTTGTTACAGAACGGGGGCGACGGAGAGCAAGGTGCTATTGCAGCGAACAGTGGTTTTGGGGTGGCTCAGTTGGCCGGTGGAGATGTCTCGCCCGACGAGCAGGGCGATGCCAGGAGACGGCGAGCTTCGTCTCCGACGAGGTCTGCTCAGTCAACTGGCCGAGTTAATCCAGAGGCCCCCGGCTGGACTAAAAG GTTGCGTCTTGGGAGTGCGCCACCAGACCGTGTGCCATGCCCATCCAGGATGATTGCTCTGGAGTTAACAATCTGCAAATATGCGGAGCAACCGGACAAGAGCGTGATGCGGCCTGAATTAGGCCTCAGCTTTGACTCGTTGGATGAGGCATACGACTTCTACAATCTTTATTCCTAG